A portion of the Calothrix sp. 336/3 genome contains these proteins:
- a CDS encoding non-ribosomal peptide synthetase, whose protein sequence is MKLIAEFLSELSNLDIRLWLDGERLRCNAPKDVLTAELQAEIAARKAEIIQFLNPSSTQETIKPVPRNQHLPLSFGQQGLWFIDELEGGSTAYNQLFAIKLQGVVKVAILEQALTEIIRRHEILRTTFKTINGQAFQAIATEATFTLAVETLEWQELQQFAVAQSQRPFNLAEGPLLRVTLVKLAPTEYVLLFVIHHAIADAWSSTIFIQELAAIYEAFSLSKPSPLPELPIQYADFAYWQHHKLQQLLPEQLRYWEQKLSDTPPVLQLPSRPRLAVQSFRGDIITLELNQDLTTKLKHLSQQSGVTLFMTLLAAFNTLLYRYTNQDDICVGTTIANRHSRELESLIGYFLNTLVMRTDLSGNPTFRELLQRVQNVAWEAYNHQDLPFDQLVAKLQPTRDLSHTPLFQVMFVLENAPKQEVQLSGLTLSFLEIPLTSANFDLSLGMRETEQGLLAKFEYNTDLFDADTIARMAGHFQTLLWGIVNNQEQPISELPLLTEAERHQLLVEWNDPQSEYPQDQCIHQLFEAQAEKTPEAVAVVFEDVETRYIASLTYRELNQRANQLAHYLQTLGVGKETLVGICVERSLEMIVGLLGILKAGGAYVPLDPGYPVERLSFMLADSQVSVLLTQQKLLENLSTSKTNLVCLDKDWQEISQYSQANLVNNITPQNLSYVIYTSGSIGQPKGVMIQHQSLVSFTETIKDEYEITHKERILQFASISFDVAAEEIYPCLTSGATLVLRTDEMLASVPAFLQKCQDWNLTILNIPTAYWQQWMAELANTDLAIPDSLRLVIIGGEQAHSEKVAIWQQKIGGLQLINAYGPTETTVTATVYKVPVNPSQSVPIGKAIANVKTYVLNQHFQLVPVGVTGELYIGGTNLAKGYLNHSDLTEEKFISHPFEKAERLYKTGDLARYLPDGNIEFIGRIDEQVKIRGFRIEIGEVEAVLSQHPQVQQTAVIVREDQPGNKRLVAYVVSKQEQVTTNELRRFLKEKLPDFMVPGAFVNLETLPLTPNGKINRRALPAPDTSSLTQETNFVPPRNSVELQLAQIWSEVLGVHPVGIRDNFFELGGDSIIAIQIIAKANQANLKLTTKQLFQHQTIADLANAAVLKPAIQIEQGLVTGAVSLTAIQHWFSAQSLVEPHHWNQTFVLEMPQALDIDLLEQALQQLLLHHDALRSCFEKTDLGWQQVLVDIHTPVSLQRFDYSELTKTEQEQAFQTSAAELQTGLDLSVGTLTRFAVYNFGIQQPQRLLLIIHHLVVDTVSWRVFLEDLQTAYQQLNQGKKVQLPAKTTSFKSWSEHLYEYAQSVNLQKERDYWLTQWQEQRLAVDFVDGENIVASEKKIAIALSIEQTQALLQEVPQTYNTQINDVLLTALVQSFSQWTGTRSLLVALESHGREEISEDLDLSRTVGWFTSIFPVLLDLGKASHPGEELKTIKEQLRAIPHRGIGYGILRYLTQDNGLQNCPEPEVVFNYLGQFDQTFSHSSLFRFVQNSSGLMSSPHNKRSSLLEINGLVVNNQLQFDWTFSENIHRYSTIENLAQVFVKALTNIITHCQSTQEKNYTPSDFPELDLSQKSLDKFLAKLNRKGKSQVR, encoded by the coding sequence ATGAAATTAATTGCAGAGTTTTTGTCTGAATTAAGTAATTTAGATATCAGGCTATGGTTAGATGGAGAACGCCTGCGCTGTAACGCCCCTAAAGATGTACTCACAGCCGAATTACAAGCCGAGATAGCTGCACGTAAAGCAGAAATCATCCAGTTTCTTAATCCTAGTTCTACTCAAGAAACAATCAAACCAGTTCCCCGCAATCAACATTTACCTTTGTCTTTTGGGCAACAAGGACTATGGTTTATCGACGAATTAGAAGGTGGTAGTACTGCTTACAATCAATTATTTGCGATTAAGTTGCAAGGTGTAGTCAAGGTAGCCATTCTTGAGCAAGCATTGACGGAAATAATTAGACGGCACGAAATTCTCCGCACTACATTTAAAACTATCAATGGGCAAGCATTTCAAGCAATAGCCACTGAAGCAACTTTCACACTGGCGGTAGAAACTTTAGAATGGCAAGAACTCCAGCAGTTTGCTGTGGCTCAATCCCAACGTCCTTTTAACTTGGCAGAGGGGCCATTACTGCGAGTTACTTTAGTGAAACTTGCGCCGACAGAATATGTATTATTGTTTGTTATTCATCATGCGATCGCTGATGCTTGGTCAAGTACAATTTTCATTCAAGAACTAGCAGCCATCTATGAGGCTTTCTCTCTCAGTAAGCCATCACCTTTGCCAGAATTACCCATCCAGTATGCGGATTTTGCTTATTGGCAGCATCACAAGTTGCAACAATTATTACCAGAACAACTCCGCTACTGGGAACAGAAACTTAGTGATACACCACCTGTATTACAATTACCCAGTCGCCCAAGATTAGCGGTGCAAAGTTTCCGGGGAGATATCATTACCTTAGAACTCAACCAAGACTTAACTACCAAGTTAAAACACCTCAGTCAGCAGTCAGGGGTAACTTTATTTATGACCCTGCTGGCAGCATTTAATACACTCCTATATCGATATACCAACCAAGATGATATTTGTGTCGGTACGACCATTGCTAATCGTCATAGCCGGGAATTAGAATCGCTAATTGGTTATTTTCTTAACACTTTGGTGATGCGTACCGACTTATCGGGGAATCCGACTTTTCGAGAGTTGTTACAGCGAGTGCAGAATGTCGCGTGGGAAGCATACAATCACCAAGATTTACCCTTCGATCAGTTGGTAGCAAAATTACAGCCAACGCGGGATTTATCTCACACACCATTGTTTCAGGTGATGTTTGTCCTCGAAAATGCACCCAAACAAGAGGTACAGCTTTCAGGACTCACCCTCAGCTTCTTGGAAATACCATTAACCTCAGCTAATTTTGATCTCAGCTTGGGAATGCGAGAAACGGAGCAAGGGTTATTGGCAAAGTTTGAGTACAATACAGACTTGTTTGATGCTGACACAATTGCCCGAATGGCAGGACATTTCCAGACTTTACTCTGGGGAATTGTGAATAATCAAGAGCAGCCAATTTCAGAATTACCCTTGTTGACTGAAGCAGAACGCCATCAGTTACTAGTAGAGTGGAACGATCCTCAGTCTGAGTATCCCCAAGATCAATGTATTCATCAACTATTTGAGGCTCAAGCAGAAAAAACACCTGAAGCTGTAGCAGTAGTTTTTGAGGATGTAGAGACCCGATATATCGCGTCTCTGACATATCGAGAATTAAACCAGCGAGCTAATCAACTGGCGCACTATTTGCAAACATTGGGTGTAGGAAAAGAAACACTCGTAGGGATTTGTGTAGAACGTTCCCTAGAAATGATTGTGGGATTATTGGGGATTCTTAAAGCTGGTGGTGCTTATGTGCCATTAGATCCTGGTTATCCGGTAGAGCGATTAAGTTTCATGCTTGCGGATTCTCAAGTCTCAGTGTTGTTAACTCAACAAAAGTTGCTAGAAAATCTGTCAACGTCGAAGACAAATTTAGTCTGCTTAGATAAAGACTGGCAAGAGATTTCACAATACAGTCAGGCAAACTTAGTAAATAATATTACACCTCAAAATTTATCCTATGTAATTTACACATCAGGTTCTATAGGTCAACCCAAGGGTGTGATGATTCAACACCAGTCTCTGGTAAGTTTTACAGAGACAATCAAGGATGAATATGAAATTACTCACAAAGAACGCATTCTGCAATTTGCCTCGATTAGTTTTGACGTTGCAGCAGAAGAAATCTATCCTTGTCTGACTAGCGGTGCAACTTTGGTACTACGCACAGATGAAATGTTAGCTTCTGTACCTGCGTTTTTGCAAAAGTGCCAAGATTGGAATCTAACAATATTAAATATACCGACAGCGTACTGGCAGCAATGGATGGCTGAATTAGCAAATACTGATTTGGCAATTCCTGATTCTCTGCGCTTGGTAATTATCGGTGGAGAACAAGCACATTCAGAAAAAGTAGCGATTTGGCAACAGAAAATAGGTGGCTTACAGCTAATCAATGCTTATGGGCCGACCGAAACAACCGTCACTGCAACTGTTTATAAAGTACCAGTTAATCCATCTCAATCTGTACCCATTGGAAAAGCGATCGCTAATGTTAAGACTTATGTGTTAAATCAACACTTCCAATTAGTCCCAGTTGGTGTGACTGGTGAACTATATATAGGTGGTACTAATTTAGCCAAAGGTTATTTAAATCACTCAGATTTAACTGAAGAAAAATTTATTTCCCATCCTTTTGAGAAGGCAGAACGCCTCTACAAAACTGGTGATTTAGCTCGTTATTTACCCGATGGCAATATTGAATTTATTGGCAGGATTGACGAGCAGGTAAAAATTCGCGGTTTCCGCATCGAAATCGGAGAAGTTGAGGCGGTACTCAGTCAACATCCCCAAGTGCAGCAAACAGCAGTAATTGTCCGCGAAGACCAACCAGGTAATAAAAGGTTAGTGGCTTATGTTGTGTCTAAACAGGAACAGGTTACTACTAATGAACTCCGCCGTTTTTTAAAAGAGAAATTACCCGATTTTATGGTTCCAGGTGCTTTTGTGAACCTGGAAACATTACCTCTCACCCCTAACGGTAAAATTAATCGCCGCGCTTTACCTGCGCCAGATACATCTAGTCTCACACAAGAAACAAACTTTGTCCCACCACGCAACAGTGTAGAATTACAACTAGCGCAAATTTGGTCAGAGGTTCTAGGTGTTCACCCAGTTGGTATCCGAGATAATTTCTTTGAGTTAGGCGGCGATTCAATTATTGCTATTCAAATTATTGCTAAAGCTAACCAAGCTAATTTAAAGTTAACAACTAAACAATTATTTCAGCATCAAACCATTGCTGATTTAGCAAATGCAGCAGTTTTAAAACCAGCAATCCAGATTGAACAAGGACTAGTTACAGGTGCAGTATCCTTAACAGCTATTCAGCATTGGTTTTCTGCACAGTCTTTAGTTGAACCGCACCACTGGAACCAGACGTTTGTGCTGGAAATGCCACAAGCTCTTGATATAGACTTATTAGAGCAGGCATTACAGCAGTTACTATTACATCACGATGCTTTGCGTTCGTGCTTTGAGAAAACAGACTTGGGTTGGCAGCAGGTTCTAGTTGATATTCATACACCTGTATCGTTGCAGCGTTTTGACTATTCAGAACTGACAAAGACAGAACAAGAACAAGCTTTTCAGACATCTGCGGCAGAATTACAAACTGGTCTTGACTTATCAGTGGGAACACTAACCAGATTTGCTGTGTACAATTTTGGCATACAGCAGCCACAACGCCTGCTACTCATCATCCATCATTTAGTTGTGGATACAGTGTCTTGGCGAGTTTTCCTAGAAGATTTGCAAACAGCCTATCAACAGTTAAACCAAGGCAAAAAAGTACAGTTACCAGCGAAAACGACTTCTTTTAAATCTTGGTCAGAACATCTGTATGAGTATGCCCAATCTGTTAACCTGCAAAAAGAGAGAGATTATTGGTTAACTCAGTGGCAAGAACAGAGATTAGCAGTGGATTTTGTTGATGGTGAGAATATTGTAGCGTCTGAGAAAAAGATTGCGATCGCTCTGAGTATAGAACAAACCCAAGCCTTACTCCAAGAAGTACCACAAACTTATAATACCCAAATCAATGATGTGTTACTCACCGCGTTGGTACAATCTTTTTCTCAATGGACAGGTACACGTTCTTTATTAGTAGCACTAGAAAGTCATGGACGAGAAGAAATTTCTGAGGATTTAGATTTATCGCGTACCGTCGGCTGGTTTACATCTATCTTCCCCGTACTTTTGGACTTAGGAAAAGCATCTCATCCTGGGGAAGAATTAAAAACAATTAAAGAGCAACTAAGAGCTATTCCTCATCGCGGAATTGGTTATGGTATTCTGCGTTATTTGACTCAAGATAATGGATTACAAAACTGTCCAGAACCGGAAGTAGTCTTCAATTATCTAGGACAATTTGACCAGACATTTTCTCACTCATCGCTATTTCGATTTGTGCAGAACTCAAGCGGATTAATGAGCAGTCCTCACAACAAAAGAAGTAGCTTACTAGAAATCAACGGCTTAGTAGTTAATAATCAACTGCAATTTGATTGGACATTTAGCGAAAATATCCATCGTTATTCCACTATCGAAAATTTAGCCCAAGTGTTTGTTAAAGCTTTAACAAACATTATTACTCATTGCCAATCTACTCAAGAAAAAAATTATACCCCTTCTGATTTTCCCGAACTAGATTTAAGTCAAAAAAGTCTAGATAAGTTCTTGGCAAAACTCAATCGCAAAGGTAAATCGCAAGTAAGATGA
- a CDS encoding cupin-like domain-containing protein → MLTIDLEIDRRYQLSGEEFLSEYVNKSRPVVISGVIQNWDAFTKWSLPYFQSLAPELKIYAKHFHNGKIEIENFNFQEYADILNKYEQGEQQTLPPYCHDLPLFSLIPELVKDVQPFVLEYLPKWYSYKWWRYCQFFIGPSRSLTPLHFDCLLTNNLFFQISGRKQFTLFLKEDAQYCYRYNWRWFKVDPEKPDLAQYPLYQNAKPIQVIVNPGDILYMPPGTLHHVRSWDKSISFNIDWHTQYSVIQGLAVSAKGMPLKNVYYNFLLALGLILKIPPQVIFKFYKTYLNYIS, encoded by the coding sequence ATGTTGACTATTGATTTAGAAATTGACCGACGTTATCAACTTTCAGGTGAGGAGTTTTTATCAGAATATGTTAATAAATCTCGACCGGTGGTTATTTCTGGTGTAATTCAAAATTGGGATGCTTTTACTAAATGGTCGTTGCCATATTTTCAATCACTTGCCCCTGAGTTGAAAATATATGCTAAACATTTCCACAATGGTAAAATCGAAATAGAAAATTTTAATTTTCAAGAATATGCAGATATATTAAATAAATATGAACAGGGAGAGCAGCAAACTCTACCCCCTTATTGTCATGACTTACCTTTATTTAGTTTAATTCCTGAACTTGTTAAAGATGTTCAACCATTTGTTTTAGAATACTTGCCAAAATGGTATAGTTATAAGTGGTGGCGTTATTGCCAATTTTTTATCGGCCCATCTCGGAGTTTGACACCGCTACATTTTGACTGTCTACTCACAAATAATCTGTTTTTTCAAATTTCTGGGCGGAAACAATTTACTCTGTTTCTCAAGGAAGATGCTCAATATTGTTATCGATATAATTGGCGGTGGTTTAAGGTTGACCCCGAAAAACCAGATTTAGCGCAATACCCACTTTATCAAAATGCTAAACCTATTCAAGTAATTGTGAATCCTGGAGATATTTTATATATGCCTCCTGGGACACTACACCATGTGAGAAGTTGGGACAAATCCATTTCTTTTAATATTGATTGGCACACACAATATAGTGTAATCCAAGGTCTAGCCGTTAGTGCTAAAGGTATGCCATTAAAAAATGTTTATTACAACTTTTTATTAGCACTAGGATTAATTTTGAAAATTCCGCCACAAGTAATATTTAAGTTTTATAAAACTTATCTAAATTACATTTCATAA
- a CDS encoding condensation domain-containing protein — MNTENVQDIYELSPLQHGILFHCVYGSEVTLYFSQLGFTFKVRNSLNLAAFESAWQKVLARHTMLRTGFYWEDIDKPLQVVYRNVKFPIKQYDWRGIEATEQQKRLDDFLVKDREQGFDLSQAPLMRVTLIRFDDYTYQFIWSSHMIIVDGWSSPLVIKEVIELYTAYSQGQNIDLGKGSVFREYIAWLRRQDSSQAEEFWRRILKGLKAPTPLKNLYVDNLYNPEARYDEPQIKLSKATTAKLQSIARQHRLTINVIAQAVWVLLLSRYTCQTEIVYGCTVSGRPVDLKGSESMVGMLINTLPVRVKVDPNQYLLPWLQQFQEQLVEIRQYEYTSLVDIQRWSELRPGAPLFDSIFVFENQPVDDILQASQEREQSIELSLNLYKTNYAINVVGYPGSQLRIGISYDFRSFDSATINGILRHFEILLENIATNPEVQLKDLSLLTEQARHISLMLEKEAAFNFDLAMCN; from the coding sequence ATGAATACAGAAAATGTTCAAGATATTTACGAACTATCTCCCCTACAGCACGGTATTCTGTTTCACTGTGTCTATGGTTCGGAAGTGACACTTTATTTTTCGCAATTAGGCTTTACGTTTAAGGTACGAAATAGTTTAAATCTTGCTGCTTTTGAAAGTGCTTGGCAAAAAGTCTTAGCTCGACATACCATGTTACGTACCGGCTTCTATTGGGAAGATATCGACAAACCTCTACAAGTTGTATATCGCAATGTCAAATTCCCCATAAAGCAATATGATTGGCGAGGAATAGAAGCCACAGAACAGCAAAAACGTTTGGATGATTTTTTAGTCAAAGATAGAGAGCAAGGCTTTGATTTATCCCAAGCTCCTTTAATGCGAGTAACTTTAATTCGCTTTGATGACTATACTTACCAATTTATTTGGAGTTCACACATGATTATTGTTGACGGTTGGTCATCACCGTTAGTCATTAAAGAAGTTATTGAGTTATACACAGCCTATAGTCAAGGTCAAAATATCGACTTAGGGAAAGGTAGTGTTTTTCGAGAATATATCGCTTGGTTGCGGCGACAAGATTCATCACAGGCGGAAGAGTTTTGGCGACGGATACTGAAAGGATTAAAAGCACCTACGCCGCTAAAAAATTTGTATGTAGATAACTTATATAACCCAGAAGCACGATATGATGAACCACAAATAAAACTCTCAAAAGCAACCACAGCTAAATTACAATCTATCGCACGACAGCATCGTCTAACTATTAACGTTATTGCTCAAGCTGTTTGGGTTCTGCTTCTTAGCCGCTACACTTGTCAAACTGAAATTGTCTATGGTTGTACTGTTTCTGGTCGTCCCGTAGATTTAAAAGGTTCTGAGTCGATGGTAGGAATGTTAATTAATACCTTACCTGTGAGAGTTAAAGTAGACCCAAATCAGTATTTATTACCTTGGTTGCAACAATTTCAAGAGCAATTAGTAGAAATTAGGCAGTATGAATATACTTCACTCGTAGATATTCAACGTTGGAGCGAATTACGTCCAGGTGCGCCTTTATTTGATAGTATTTTTGTATTTGAAAATCAACCAGTAGATGATATTCTCCAAGCATCGCAAGAGCGAGAACAAAGTATAGAACTGAGTTTGAATCTTTACAAAACCAACTATGCTATTAACGTAGTTGGCTATCCTGGCTCACAGTTACGCATCGGCATTAGTTACGATTTTCGCAGTTTTGATAGTGCCACAATTAATGGCATACTCAGGCATTTTGAGATATTACTGGAAAATATTGCCACAAATCCCGAAGTGCAGTTGAAAGATTTATCTTTACTTACTGAGCAAGCACGACATATCAGCTTGATGTTGGAGAAAGAAGCAGCATTTAATTTTGATTTAGCTATGTGTAATTAA